A stretch of the Panicum virgatum strain AP13 chromosome 9N, P.virgatum_v5, whole genome shotgun sequence genome encodes the following:
- the LOC120690103 gene encoding binding partner of ACD11 1-like isoform X1: MVLRGRFRLQEMGKRVVRTVRVRNISDLATEREVREFFSFSGEIEHVDIRFDGTGRTAYVTFKDPKALEIALLLSGATIVDQVVNITPAEDYIYIPVTEQQLLVNEVTSTSSAPNAELEYSPEANASPNSHIYVSKAHDVMTNVIARGSAMRQDAVNKAKAFDEKHQLRANASARINSFDKRVGLSQKINNGISVVNEKVKSVDQRLHVSDKTMAALLAAERKLNDTGSAVKTNRYVSAGTSWLNGAFSKVAKAGHVAGSRTREKFQLAVSNLTAKGPAVVA, from the exons ATGGTTTTGCGCGGTCGGTTTCGCTTGCAGGAGATGGGGAAGAGGGTGGTGAGGACCGTGCGGGTGCGGAACATCTCAGATCTGGCGACGGAGCGGGAGGTGCGCGAGTTCTTCTCCTTTTCCGGTGAAATCGAGCACGTCGACATCAGATT tgacGGAACGGGGAGGACGGCCTACGTGACATTCAAAGATCCCAAAGCCCTCGAGATTGCCCTTCTCCTATCG gGAGCAACAATTGTGGATCAAGTTGTGAACATAACCCCAGCTGAAGATTACATCTACATCCCTGTTACTGAACAG CAACTTTTGGTCAATGAGGTGACAAGTACAAGTTCAGCACCTAATGCAGAATTGGAGTACTCTCCAGAG GCCAATGCCAGCCCCAATAGTCATATCTATGTGAGCAAGGCCCATGATGTCATGACAAATGTGATTGCAAGGGGTTCAGCAATGAGACAAGATGCTGTGAACAAGGCTAAAGCATTTGATGAGAAACATCAATTAAGAGCTAATGCATCAGCAAGGATCAATTCCTTTGATAAGCGTGTTGGCCTTTCGCAGAAGATAAACAATGGGATATCagttgtcaatgaaaaggtgaAATCGGTAGACCAAAGGCTACATGTTTCTGACAAAACAATGGCTGCTTTGCTGGCTGCAGAGCGCAAGCTTAATGATACAGGCTCTGCTGTGAAAACCAACAG GTATGTGTCTGCTGGAACGAGCTGGCTGAATGGTGCTTTTAGCAAGGTCGCCAAGGCTGGTCATGTTGCTGGCTCAAGAACTAGAGAGAAGTTCCAATTAGCGGTGTCAAATCTAACAGCCAAA GGCCCTGCCGTTGTTGCTTGA
- the LOC120690103 gene encoding binding partner of ACD11 1-like isoform X2, whose translation MEEMGKRVVRTVRVRNISDLATEREVREFFSFSGEIEHVDIRFDGTGRTAYVTFKDPKALEIALLLSGATIVDQVVNITPAEDYIYIPVTEQQLLVNEVTSTSSAPNAELEYSPEANASPNSHIYVSKAHDVMTNVIARGSAMRQDAVNKAKAFDEKHQLRANASARINSFDKRVGLSQKINNGISVVNEKVKSVDQRLHVSDKTMAALLAAERKLNDTGSAVKTNRYVSAGTSWLNGAFSKVAKAGHVAGSRTREKFQLAVSNLTAKGPAVVA comes from the exons ATGGAG GAGATGGGGAAGAGGGTGGTGAGGACCGTGCGGGTGCGGAACATCTCAGATCTGGCGACGGAGCGGGAGGTGCGCGAGTTCTTCTCCTTTTCCGGTGAAATCGAGCACGTCGACATCAGATT tgacGGAACGGGGAGGACGGCCTACGTGACATTCAAAGATCCCAAAGCCCTCGAGATTGCCCTTCTCCTATCG gGAGCAACAATTGTGGATCAAGTTGTGAACATAACCCCAGCTGAAGATTACATCTACATCCCTGTTACTGAACAG CAACTTTTGGTCAATGAGGTGACAAGTACAAGTTCAGCACCTAATGCAGAATTGGAGTACTCTCCAGAG GCCAATGCCAGCCCCAATAGTCATATCTATGTGAGCAAGGCCCATGATGTCATGACAAATGTGATTGCAAGGGGTTCAGCAATGAGACAAGATGCTGTGAACAAGGCTAAAGCATTTGATGAGAAACATCAATTAAGAGCTAATGCATCAGCAAGGATCAATTCCTTTGATAAGCGTGTTGGCCTTTCGCAGAAGATAAACAATGGGATATCagttgtcaatgaaaaggtgaAATCGGTAGACCAAAGGCTACATGTTTCTGACAAAACAATGGCTGCTTTGCTGGCTGCAGAGCGCAAGCTTAATGATACAGGCTCTGCTGTGAAAACCAACAG GTATGTGTCTGCTGGAACGAGCTGGCTGAATGGTGCTTTTAGCAAGGTCGCCAAGGCTGGTCATGTTGCTGGCTCAAGAACTAGAGAGAAGTTCCAATTAGCGGTGTCAAATCTAACAGCCAAA GGCCCTGCCGTTGTTGCTTGA
- the LOC120690101 gene encoding beta-glucosidase BoGH3B-like: protein MRSSRFVSSTMARGSSPAAAVACLLVTAVLLPAAVAAEKPKAEYVKYKDPKQPINERIDDLLNRMTLEEKIGQMSQIERANATTEVIEKYFVGSVLSGGGSVPSEKATASAWQKMVAAMQKAALKTRLGIPIIYGIDAVHGNNNVYNATIFPHNVGLGATRDPNLVKRVGDATAHEARATGIPYTFAPCVAVCRDPRWGRCYESYSEDTRLVQLMTSSMVTGLQGDVPSKHPKGVPFVGGAKKVAGCAKHFVGDGGTQRGINENNTVLSFHDLMRIHMPPYDNAVIKGISTVMISYSSFNGVKMHENKFLITDTLKNKMNFRGFVITDWQAVDRITNPPHTHYYHSIEETIHAGIDMVMIPYDYPEFVADVVKQVKAGQIRLDRVNDAVSRILRVKFAMGLFEDPLPDPRLAKELGSKEHRAIAREAVRKSLVLLKNSKKGGGHKDQPGMLPLSKNAKKVLVAGTHAHDLGNQCGGWTIKWQGERGNNLTGAGTTILEAIKKAVSKNTTVDFVERPDQDDLAKGAGEYDYAVVAVGEPPYAETAGDNQNLTIPSPGPEVIKDVCGLVKCVVLLVSGRPLVVQPYLDYMDALVAAWLPGTEGQGVADVLFGDYGFTGKLPRTWFKSVDQLPMNYGDKRYDPLFPFGFGITTKAAGQD, encoded by the exons ATGAGGTCGAGCCGGTTCGTTTCCTCCACGATGGCGCGcggctcgtcgccggccgccgcggtcgCGTGCCTCCTCGTGACTGCCGTCCtcctgccggcggcggtggcggcggagaagCCGAAGGCGGAGTACGTCAAGTACAAGGACCCGAAGCAGCCCATCAACGAGCGCATCGACGACCTCCTCAACCGGATGACGCTGGAGGAGAAGATCGGCCAGATGTCGCAGATCGAACGGGCCAACGCGACCACCGAGGTCATCGAGAAGTACTTCGTCG GTAGCGtgctgagcggcggcggcagcgtgccGTCGGAGAAGGCGACGGCGTCCGCCTGGCAGAAGATGGTGGCCGCGATGCAGAAGGCGGCGCTCAAGACCCGCCTGGGCATCCCCATCATCTACGGCATCGACGCCGTCCACGGCAACAACAACGTCTACAACGCCACCATCTTCCCCCACAACGTCGGCCTCGGCGCCACCCGGGACCCCAACCTGGTGAAGCGGGTCGGGGACGCCACGGCGCACGAGGCCAGGGCCACCGGCATCCCCTACACCTTCGCGCCATGCGTCGCG GTGTGCCGTGACCCGCGGTGGGGCCGGTGCTACGAGAGCTACAGCGAGGACACGAGGCTGGTGCAGCTGATGACCTCCAGCATGGTGACCGGGCTGCAGGGCGACGTGCCGTCGAAGCACCCCAAGGGCGTCCCCTTCGTGGGCGGGGCCAAGAAGGTGGCCGGGTGCGCCAAGCACttcgtcggcgacggcggcacgcAGCGCGGCATCAACGAGAACAACACGGTGCTGAGCTTCCACGACCTGATGCGCATCCACATGCCGCCCTACGACAACGCCGTCATCAAGGGCATCTCCACCGTCATGATCTCCTACTCCAGCTTCAACGGGGTGAAGATGCACGAGAACAAGTTCCTCATCACCGACACGCTCAAGAACAAGATGAACTTCAGGGGCTTTGTCATCACCGACTGGCAGGCCGTGGACCGGATCACCAACCCGCCGCACACGCACTACTACCACTCCATCGAGGAGACCATCCACGCCGGCATCGACATGGTCATGATCCCCTACGACTACCCCGAGTTCGTCGCCGACGTGGTGAAGCAGGTCAAGGCCGGGCAGATCAGGCTGGACCGCGTCAACGACGCCGTCAGCCGGATCCTCCGGGTCAAGTTCGCCATGGGCCTCTTCGAGGACCCGCTCCCGGACCCGCGCCTCGCCAAGGAACTCGGCTCCAAGGAGCACCGGGCGATCGCGCGCGAGGCCGTCCGCAAGTCCCTCGTCCTgctcaagaacagcaagaaaggGGGCGGGCACAAGGATCAGCCCGGGATGCTGCCGCTGTCCAAGAACGCCAAGAAggtcctcgtcgccggcacCCACGCGCACGACCTGGGCAACCAGTGCGGCGGCTGGACCATCAAGTGGCAGGGCGAGAGAGGCAACAACCTCACCGGCGCCGGCACCACCATCCTGGAGGCGATCAAGAAGGCGGTGAGCAAGAACACGACGGTGGACTTCGTGGAGCGCCCGGACCAGGACGACCTGGCCAAGGGCGCCGGCGAGTACGActacgcggtggtggcggtgggcgAGCCGCCGTACGCGGAGACGGCCGGCGACAACCAGAACCTGACGATCCCGTCGCCGGGGCCCGAGGTGATCAAGGACGTGTGCGGGCTCGTCAAGTGCGTGGTGCTCCTCGTCTCCGGCAGGCCGCTGGTGGTGCAGCCGTACCTGGACTACATGGACGCGCTCGTCGCCGCGTGGCTGCCGGGGACGGAGGGGCAGGGCGTCGCCGACGTGCTGTTCGGGGACTACGGCTTCACGGGGAAGCTGCCGCGGACGTGGTTCAAGTCGGTGGACCAGCTGCCCATGAACTACGGCGACAAGCGCTACGACCCGCTCTTCCCGTTCGGCTTCGGGATCACCACCAAGGCCGCGGGCCAAGATTAG